In Maniola hyperantus chromosome 13, iAphHyp1.2, whole genome shotgun sequence, one genomic interval encodes:
- the Ucp4A gene encoding mitochondrial uncoupling protein 4 yields MPVLRNADHPASKATDSVAARYGVAVLGAWAAETATYPFDLTKTRLQIQSEVAAAKHGYKLENLGMIKTAVGIAKQEGVMKLWTGLMPMFQRHAIYSGCRLIFYEHFRDALKDENGKVSLGAASIGGLAAGSLAQLIASPTDLVKVQMQAEGRRLLQGKPSRFTNCRQVYKMLYTEAGILGFWRGAVPNVQRAALVNMGDLAAYDYTKQFLMREFGMADTALVHAMAAFTAGFVAAVMGTPADVLKTRLMNQPVGPDGRGTLYRGMIDCLKQSVKNEGILSLYKGFLPLWMRLGPWALINWIAFENIMLAIGGQTF; encoded by the exons ATGCCCGTACTCCGCAACGCCGACCATCCCGCCTCGAAGGCCACCGACTCCGTGGCCGCTCGATACGGTGTGGCCGTATTGGGAGCCTGGGCGGCCGAGACAG CTACTTACCCGTTTGACCTGACAAAAACGAGGCTACAAATACAGTCCGAAGTGGCTGCTGCTAAGCATGGATATAAG TTGGAGAATCTCGGCATGATCAAAACAGCAGTTGGCATCGCGAAACAGGAAGGAGTAATGAAGCTATGGACTGGTCTGATGCCAATGTTCCAACGTCACGCCATCTACTCGGGGTGTCGGCTCATCTTTTATGAACACTTCCGTGACGCCTTGAAAGACGAAAACGGGAAGGTTTCTTTGGGAGCCGCATCTATAG GCGGGCTGGCGGCGGGCTCGCTCGCACAGCTGATCGCGTCCCCCACGGACCTGGTGAAGGTGCAGATGCAGGCGGAGGGGCGTCGCTTGCTGCAGGGCAAACCCTCGCGCTTCACCAACTGCAGACAGGTCTATAAGATGCTTTATACTGAAGCTGGCATTTTGGGCTTTTGGAGGG GCGCCGTCCCTAATGTGCAGCGTGCGGCATTGGTCAACATGGGCGACCTGGCAGCCTACGACTACACCAAACAGTTCCTGATGCGGGAATTCGGCATGGCGGACACGGCGTTGGTGCACGCGATGGCAGCTTTCACCGCCGGCTTCGTCGCCGCCGTCATGGGCACACCTGCAGATGTGCTGAAGACTCGGCTTATGAACCAACCCGTGGGACCGGACGGAAG GGGCACCCTGTACCGTGGTATGATCGACTGCCTCAAACAGTCCGTGAAGAACGAAGGTATACTCTCCCTTTACAAAGGCTTCCTGCCGCTGTGGATGAGGCTGGGGCCGTGGGCTTTGATCAACTGGATAGCTTTCGAGAATATCATGCTGGCTATCGGGGGACAAACATTTTGA